From the Candidatus Melainabacteria bacterium genome, the window CCTTCGTTGGTCAGGTCTGGACCAGTGCGAGCGGTACCAAGTTGGTGAGGCGTTTCATAGTTGTAGTCACCAGCTTGCACGAGCGGTCCGTAGCCACGGTCTTGCAAACGCGTAAATTGCGTGTGGCAGTAGAAGCAACCTTCTCGAACGTAGATCTGGCGCCCGCGAGCAGCATTACCAACAGTCTCGGTACTGTAGTCGTTGCCGGTGTGAGCTGGTTTTGGTTGAAACAAGACCATCGGCATCAACACAGTTGAGAAGATGATTGTGAAAAACGTGATGACGATACCAATGGCACCGAGTCGGTAGCCGTACATTAGACTTTGACCTCCTTGGGTTTAGCGGCAGGAGCTACAACGACAGCCCGCGTGTACAGCGTCTTGTAGGTGTTGTAGGCGAATATGAATTGACCGGTGACGATCATGATTCCGCTGATGCTGCGCAAGAACCAGTAAGGAACAAGTTCAATAACCCACTGATCTACTGGGATGCCATGGTGCCAGCCAGCTGACTGGACTAAGCCCGCAATCGTCAATGAAGTCATCATCAAACTGAACCCTAAAAACTTGAGCCAGTAGTGAGCTCGAATCAGACCCTGACTGTGCCACTGCCGTCCAGTCAATCGCGGCATACTGTAATAGAACGCCGAAGTCAAAATGAATGAGAAAGTTCCGAGAAGTGCAAGGTGAGCGTGTCCTACTACCCATTGAGTAAAGTGGAGATACCAGTTAACCCAGCGAGTTGCCTGGAACGGACCCTGTGTGCAAGTAACCAGGTAGAACATGCAAGAAGTGACGGCGAATCGCAACGGGATATCGGTTACGACCATTCCCCATTTGCCTTTCATGGTCATGAAGAAGTTGGTCAAGACGGTGAATACCGGCACGAGCAAGAAGATGGAAGAGATGACTGCAATAGCCTTCAACCATTCTGGTACCGGCGATTGCAAAATGTGGTGCGTCCCAGTCGGCGCATAGAAGAGGGCAATTCCCCAGAAGCCCAGCATCGATAGACCGTGGCTGTACAGCGGCGCCCCTGTCAGTCGTGGCAGCAAGTAATACATCATGCCGACACCGACTGTGGTGAACCACATACCGAGAATGTTGTGACCGTAGAACCAACCGATGATGGCGTCGTTCAAACCAGGCAGAGAGACGAAAGTTCTCTGTCCGATGATGTATACGAGCGGGAACCAGAACAGTGAGCCGAGGAAATACCACAACGACACGTACAATTTTTTGACGCGTCGATTGACGACCGTCATATAGATGTTCCAGGCGACCGAAACAAGACCGACCATGACGATGACATCGAGCAGAGCACCGAGCTCGGCATACTCACGACCTTCTGTGTTGCCGTTGAGCAGAGTGCACATGGCGCCTATCATCAGCACGTTCCATGCCCACATGGTGAAGTTGCCTAAGCGCTCACTCCACAGCTTCGTCTTGCAAAGTGTCGGCACCATATGGAACATGGCAGCGACATAACCCATAGACAGCCAACCGATGGCGACTGCGTTGACGTGGAACATTCGCAAGTGCGGCATCGCCAACTGCGGAATGTTGTGCACGAGGTCAGGCATTGAGAACTCAAGTCCAGCAAGCAAACCGGCGCTCATTCCCCAGAGGGACCACCAGAGCGCTGACAGGAAAAAGTTGCGGCTGGCGCTACCTTCCTGATTGCTTAAAAATTTGTCTACTAAACTGTTGGACAACTTGAGCCACCCCCGCAATCGCGAATGCCCGGACTGATTGTGAAAAATTCTAGGCTACTGACAAGGCGGTGAAATCGCCGTAACCATGATTTTTCGTTCAAATTATGGCAGTCTGCCTACCCTCGCCCGAAAGACAATCTCTGTTTGATACAAAGCGTAACGCGTGCCAGGTCGATTTCTTAAGTCTGAGTGATGTCTCAGGAAAGCTTTTAGCGAGGACCTTATCTGCGCCTTGCTTTCCATTCCTTACCAGAGCGAAAAAATCAAACTTGTCAATTATCAAACAGGCAATTGTTTTCTTTTTCTCATCAAACTGGAATCAGATAGTCAAGCTGAGTTAGAGCCATCTTGAATTCCGCATAATCAGCGGCTCTTGTCAGGATCTTGAAAAGTTCCCACTACTCGGAAACTATGGGTTGAGGATTCTCAGGCGGAGGTGGTGCAAGGTTGATCGAGTTGTACTTGTTCATAGATTCAATTACGCCTTTGCTCACCCAGAACGATATCGCCTCGGCCGATAAGCGCACCATCTTCTGATATAACTCCTGGTCCGCAGCTGGGATACGAGAGAGAACATACTGAGCACGTCTGGCACCACCAGGGTCAGGTCCGACGCCGAATTTGAGGCGGCTGAATTCTTTGCGACCTCCCAGCGCCTCGATAATCGACTCAACACCGTGCTGTCCTCCGGCGCCACCAGCCTTCTGCATGCGCAGTCGCCCCAGCGGCAACGAAACGTCGTCGTGCACGATGAGCAAATCGTGCAGCTCGATTTTGAAATAATTGAGGATGGCGTTGACCGCTCTTCCGGACAGATTCATATAGGTAGTGGGCTTGGCAAGAATGACGCTTGAACCGTTAATAACTGCCTTGCCAACATGCGAATGAAAGTCTTTGACCAGTTTGAAATCTGCAGCAATGCCGCCGGCAACGTTAGCCTGTGCTAATTCATCAATGACGGAAAACCCGGCGTTATGCCTGGTACCGACATATTCGTTGCCTATATTTCCCAGCCCGACAATCAGTTTGGTCGCCATAAGTCAGTACATTAACAAATATTGGGTGAGCCCGAAAAGGGCGATTCGCCTGAAACGCGCCACATCAGTGTATACAGTTGTGATCAAGCGTGATCAATCGGTAAAAACAGCGGCTACACTTATGTATTAAAGCCTTATGCAGCATTATTGCTTGTTTGGTTTATGTGTCTGACTGACTATACAGCAGGCACCGTCACTTATTTAAGTAGCGAGCAGACGATGACAGAAACAAATTTTGCCGGCTTTCCTTACCTGCCACACACCCAAGATGAGCGGCAAGAAATGCTGCACGAAATCGGGGTGCGCAGTTTCGAAGAATTGATCAGTCACATTCCCGCCGAAGTGAGAGCGAAGACTCTGGAGCTGAGCGCAGGGCTGAGCGAATTGGAATTGACCAAACACGTCGCTGCTCTGGCGGCCAAAAACAAACCTGCATCGTCATCTGCATCATTCCTTGGAGGCGGCTCGTACAGAAGATTCGTACCTTCGATCGTGCCGGCAGTAATATCGCGAGGAGAATTCGCCACAGCTTACACACCCTATCAACCGGAAGTAAGTCAGGGCAGCCTGCAAGTCATCTACGAATTTCAAACGGCTATCTGCCTGCTCACAGGCATGGAAGTAGCAAACGCGTCGATGTACGACGGACCGACCGCCTGCGCTGAAGCCGCTCTGATGGCTGCTCGCTTGAACAGCCGCAAGAAGATCGTCGTCAGCGCAAGCGTCAACCCTGAATACGAAATGGTGACGCAGACATACGTGAATTCATGCGGACTCGAGTGGCAGACGGCTCCTGCAAAAGACGGCGTCACAGATATCGATGCCTTGAATCTAGACGAAGACGTTGCAGCTCTGATTGTTCAATATCCAAATTACTTCGGTGCCCTCGAAGACATCTCAGAATTAGCCAAGAAAGCGCACGACAAAGGCGCATTGCTTGTTGTCGTGAGCGAACC encodes:
- a CDS encoding aminoacyl-tRNA hydrolase — encoded protein: MATKLIVGLGNIGNEYVGTRHNAGFSVIDELAQANVAGGIAADFKLVKDFHSHVGKAVINGSSVILAKPTTYMNLSGRAVNAILNYFKIELHDLLIVHDDVSLPLGRLRMQKAGGAGGQHGVESIIEALGGRKEFSRLKFGVGPDPGGARRAQYVLSRIPAADQELYQKMVRLSAEAISFWVSKGVIESMNKYNSINLAPPPPENPQPIVSE
- a CDS encoding cytochrome-c oxidase, translating into MSNSLVDKFLSNQEGSASRNFFLSALWWSLWGMSAGLLAGLEFSMPDLVHNIPQLAMPHLRMFHVNAVAIGWLSMGYVAAMFHMVPTLCKTKLWSERLGNFTMWAWNVLMIGAMCTLLNGNTEGREYAELGALLDVIVMVGLVSVAWNIYMTVVNRRVKKLYVSLWYFLGSLFWFPLVYIIGQRTFVSLPGLNDAIIGWFYGHNILGMWFTTVGVGMMYYLLPRLTGAPLYSHGLSMLGFWGIALFYAPTGTHHILQSPVPEWLKAIAVISSIFLLVPVFTVLTNFFMTMKGKWGMVVTDIPLRFAVTSCMFYLVTCTQGPFQATRWVNWYLHFTQWVVGHAHLALLGTFSFILTSAFYYSMPRLTGRQWHSQGLIRAHYWLKFLGFSLMMTSLTIAGLVQSAGWHHGIPVDQWVIELVPYWFLRSISGIMIVTGQFIFAYNTYKTLYTRAVVVAPAAKPKEVKV
- a CDS encoding aminomethyl-transferring glycine dehydrogenase subunit GcvPA, coding for MTETNFAGFPYLPHTQDERQEMLHEIGVRSFEELISHIPAEVRAKTLELSAGLSELELTKHVAALAAKNKPASSSASFLGGGSYRRFVPSIVPAVISRGEFATAYTPYQPEVSQGSLQVIYEFQTAICLLTGMEVANASMYDGPTACAEAALMAARLNSRKKIVVSASVNPEYEMVTQTYVNSCGLEWQTAPAKDGVTDIDALNLDEDVAALIVQYPNYFGALEDISELAKKAHDKGALLVVVSEPISLGLLTPPGEFGADIVVGDAQPCGNSLSFGGPSAGYMACRKDFIRQLPGRLAGVTVDNRGNRAFTLTLQTREQHIRRAKATSNICTNQALNALAMLVYITAIGPGGLKQLCSISAQRAHYLAEQLTQIPGVTLAYKQPFLNEFVIQVEQPVSTLLSALKERGILAGIDLSTFRPELKNQILIAVTEMNSREDLDKFVQEFKTHCATAKPSAKREESSMMKV